In Leptospira harrisiae, a genomic segment contains:
- a CDS encoding response regulator has translation MTAVVGTEKETDVKRILVVEDERIIAINICSTLKQYGYHATYVSDANDAIEHIENEHFDLVLMDIMLNGPMDGIEIATIIKKTKEIPVIYLTAYSDEATINRAKATEPFGYLIKPFNSRDLYISVEMAIYKSQVQKHIRNVESRLAENQKWETIALVASGISHEVNNPLTSILNLADLISLEAKKIGNVSLEEKASKIADESDRIAKIIKNLVSYSQSTSSQWTYSNLGSILNDTRSFLHQYFLKEGIQCEIELGDVPLAYCQPQKIKQVLLNLMQDARVRVNTREDSIGRKILVILKQMEEDGTSHILIQIKDNGAEDLMKGIAQFNSLEVSKNIVTEHKGKMYRDEEESSWYFTLPIVKPL, from the coding sequence ATGACAGCAGTTGTGGGAACAGAAAAAGAAACAGACGTTAAGAGAATCCTCGTTGTAGAGGATGAAAGAATCATTGCCATTAATATTTGTTCTACTTTAAAACAATATGGATACCATGCAACATACGTTTCTGATGCCAATGATGCAATTGAACATATTGAAAACGAACATTTTGATTTAGTGTTAATGGATATCATGTTAAACGGTCCCATGGATGGGATCGAAATTGCAACGATCATCAAAAAAACGAAAGAAATCCCAGTGATTTATTTAACTGCATATTCTGACGAGGCAACCATCAACCGAGCAAAAGCAACGGAACCATTCGGCTATTTAATCAAACCATTTAACAGTCGTGATTTGTATATTTCTGTAGAGATGGCCATTTACAAATCTCAAGTCCAAAAACACATTCGAAATGTTGAAAGTCGGCTTGCGGAAAATCAAAAATGGGAAACCATTGCTCTTGTTGCTTCTGGAATTTCCCATGAAGTCAACAATCCACTCACTTCTATTTTGAATTTGGCTGATTTGATTTCTTTGGAAGCAAAAAAAATAGGAAATGTTTCCTTAGAAGAAAAAGCTTCAAAAATTGCAGATGAATCGGATCGAATTGCAAAAATCATCAAAAACTTAGTTTCTTACTCTCAATCCACATCTTCGCAGTGGACTTATTCTAATTTGGGAAGTATTCTGAATGACACTCGTTCTTTCCTACACCAGTATTTTTTAAAAGAAGGAATCCAATGTGAGATTGAATTGGGGGATGTGCCACTTGCATATTGCCAACCACAAAAAATCAAACAGGTTCTTCTCAATTTGATGCAGGATGCACGTGTTCGTGTCAATACAAGGGAAGATTCAATTGGTAGAAAGATCTTGGTGATACTCAAACAAATGGAAGAAGATGGAACAAGCCATATCCTCATTCAAATCAAAGACAATGGTGCTGAAGATTTAATGAAAGGAATCGCACAATTCAATTCCTTAGAAGTATCCAAAAATATCGTAACCGAACACAAAGGAAAAATGTATAGAGACGAAGAAGAATCTTCTTGGTATTTCACTCTACCAATCGTAAAACCACTATAA
- a CDS encoding ATP-dependent helicase: MNEDLNEAQNSVILSPPGPILVVAGAGTGKTNTLVNKLASLVQNGFDPSSLLLLTFTRRAAKEMLHRATSKLDSRMMSVQGGTFHSFCHHFLRKYSLVVSLNSNFTILDEDDATSLVGMARDQVVTKQVRFPKKETLAEIFSSCFNLQISLEKLLQKEYPMFLGLTKEIQEVKSKYADLKLKHNSLDFDDLLDFTRKILMEEESIRERVGLQYKYILVDEYQDTNRIQAHIACLLASKHQNILVVGDDAQCIYGFRGANVNNMLDFPKIFPNTKTIHLTENYRSNQPILDLANSVLDQSKENYKKHLISHKQTPSSKPILSKLESSEEESNWIVDQILELYEKNIPLSEIAVLFRAGYISNLLEVKLTSKQIPFRKYGGKRFLDLAHVKDLLAYLRIIDNPKDILSWNRVLLLEKQIGKKYAQVLYKNLESNDFSWDLVFDSPTFFLGIPDQAKRSFQNLINMFRSQMMNLGNSMALVEAVLTHYFPILEDEYDDFDKRKLDLESFKVLSKSSPNLSDYLANLTLDPTERMDTSPLDSNEDDFLTLSTIHSAKGLEWKYVFVMQVVEGSLPSSRIKTTQELEEERRLFYVAITRAKHGLSLTSPVFTDKNRLTTISRFLVDLPNLSELVEEMNPIALEITKEATELNLEKDRFQDIQKYFLN; this comes from the coding sequence GTGAATGAGGATTTAAACGAGGCTCAAAATTCAGTCATTTTATCCCCCCCAGGTCCCATCCTAGTCGTGGCAGGAGCCGGTACAGGAAAAACTAACACTCTTGTCAATAAATTGGCTTCTCTTGTTCAGAATGGATTTGACCCAAGTTCCCTATTGCTGTTAACTTTCACAAGACGGGCAGCCAAAGAGATGTTACATCGTGCGACGAGTAAACTCGATTCAAGAATGATGTCTGTACAAGGTGGTACTTTTCATTCTTTTTGCCACCATTTTCTTAGGAAGTATTCCTTAGTTGTTTCCCTCAATTCTAACTTTACTATTTTAGATGAAGATGATGCCACAAGTCTTGTGGGTATGGCAAGGGACCAGGTTGTCACCAAACAAGTTCGTTTTCCCAAAAAAGAAACACTTGCTGAGATTTTTTCTAGTTGCTTCAACTTACAAATTTCTTTGGAAAAATTACTTCAAAAAGAATATCCTATGTTTCTTGGTTTAACCAAAGAAATCCAAGAGGTAAAATCAAAGTATGCGGATCTCAAACTAAAACACAATTCACTAGATTTTGATGATTTACTAGACTTTACACGAAAGATATTGATGGAAGAAGAGTCCATTCGCGAACGAGTGGGACTACAGTATAAATATATTTTAGTAGATGAATACCAAGATACCAATCGAATCCAAGCACATATTGCCTGTTTATTAGCAAGCAAACACCAAAACATACTTGTTGTTGGTGATGACGCACAGTGTATTTATGGATTTCGTGGTGCCAATGTAAATAACATGTTGGATTTTCCAAAAATTTTTCCAAATACAAAAACAATTCACCTAACTGAAAATTATCGAAGTAACCAACCAATTTTAGATCTAGCAAATTCGGTATTAGACCAAAGCAAAGAAAATTATAAAAAACATCTAATTTCACACAAACAGACTCCCTCGTCTAAACCAATCCTTTCGAAATTGGAGTCATCCGAAGAAGAATCAAATTGGATTGTTGACCAAATCTTAGAGTTGTACGAAAAAAATATTCCACTTTCAGAGATTGCAGTTTTGTTTCGTGCAGGTTATATCTCCAACCTTTTAGAAGTAAAACTCACATCAAAACAAATTCCATTTCGTAAATACGGTGGAAAAAGATTTTTGGATTTAGCGCATGTTAAGGATTTACTTGCTTACTTACGTATCATTGACAATCCCAAGGATATACTTTCTTGGAATCGGGTTTTACTATTAGAAAAACAGATCGGTAAAAAGTATGCACAAGTTCTTTATAAAAATTTAGAATCAAATGACTTTAGTTGGGATCTCGTTTTCGATTCACCTACGTTTTTTTTGGGGATTCCAGACCAGGCGAAACGCTCCTTTCAAAATTTAATCAATATGTTTCGCTCTCAAATGATGAATTTAGGAAATAGTATGGCTCTAGTCGAGGCTGTTTTAACGCATTATTTTCCAATTTTGGAAGATGAATATGATGATTTTGATAAACGGAAATTAGATTTAGAGTCTTTTAAAGTTTTAAGTAAATCTTCCCCTAATCTTTCTGACTATTTGGCAAATTTGACTTTGGATCCAACAGAAAGAATGGATACCAGTCCTCTTGATTCCAATGAGGATGATTTTTTAACCTTATCTACCATTCATTCGGCAAAAGGATTAGAGTGGAAGTATGTCTTTGTTATGCAAGTGGTAGAAGGAAGTTTACCTAGTTCTCGAATCAAAACTACACAAGAATTGGAAGAAGAAAGGCGTTTATTTTATGTGGCAATCACCCGAGCAAAACATGGCTTGTCATTAACATCACCAGTGTTTACCGATAAAAATAGGTTAACAACCATCAGTCGATTTTTGGTAGATTTACCCAATTTGTCCGAATTAGTAGAAGAAATGAATCCAATCGCTCTTGAAATTACAAAGGAAGCGACGGAACTCAATTTGGAAAAGGACCGCTTTCAGGACATTCAAAAATACTTTTTGAATTGA
- a CDS encoding MORN repeat-containing protein, which translates to MNLSFRRYVCCLFLLPILLACASPDSKDDGTNQEPKSTARNANIEDPEKGGKKVGCIEGNCVNGIGKYVYDNGDVYTGSFKNDLREGAGSFLYTDGEKFSGTYIEDKKQGPGEYNFKNGDKYVGEFQNGQINGKGTYSFKDGKSVSGDFTSDGQEGIGVLTDEGKARNCKIAGRKLLCE; encoded by the coding sequence ATGAATTTATCCTTTCGTCGTTATGTTTGTTGTTTATTCCTTTTGCCAATTTTATTGGCCTGTGCTTCTCCTGACTCAAAGGATGACGGTACAAACCAAGAACCGAAATCGACTGCAAGGAATGCAAATATTGAAGATCCAGAAAAGGGTGGAAAGAAAGTTGGCTGTATCGAAGGGAATTGTGTCAACGGCATAGGTAAATATGTATATGATAACGGCGATGTTTATACTGGCTCATTTAAAAACGACTTACGGGAAGGTGCTGGAAGTTTTCTATACACTGATGGTGAAAAGTTTAGCGGAACGTACATAGAAGATAAAAAACAAGGCCCAGGCGAATATAATTTCAAAAATGGTGATAAATACGTCGGCGAATTCCAAAACGGGCAAATCAATGGCAAGGGCACCTATAGTTTCAAAGATGGTAAATCCGTATCTGGTGACTTTACTTCTGACGGTCAAGAAGGGATTGGAGTTCTTACTGACGAAGGTAAGGCGAGGAATTGTAAAATCGCAGGAAGAAAACTTCTCTGCGAATAA
- a CDS encoding M48 family metallopeptidase, whose protein sequence is MIRIINLILTLTILIHCSTSPTGRRQILLVKDAEMNEMGATSFGEMKTKTPIDTTLKANVYVNCIVSAELAVTMDTTGVDSWEVIVFKDNTPNAFALPGGKIGVHTGMFSVAKNKDQLAAVIGHEIGHVIARHGNERVSQNQLAGGSVKILESLGKPTVAGALGLGAKYGIILPFSREHESEADLLGLELMAKSGFDPRQSVELWKNMSALGGSKPNELLSTHPSDATRMKHLNAAMPNALVLWEKAKAEGKGPNCQI, encoded by the coding sequence ATGATTCGAATTATAAATTTAATTTTAACTCTGACAATCCTCATTCACTGCAGCACATCTCCCACAGGAAGAAGACAAATTTTGTTAGTAAAAGATGCTGAAATGAATGAAATGGGCGCAACTTCATTTGGAGAAATGAAAACAAAAACTCCAATCGATACGACTCTTAAGGCTAATGTTTATGTCAATTGTATTGTATCAGCAGAATTAGCAGTGACTATGGATACAACCGGAGTAGATTCGTGGGAAGTAATTGTATTCAAAGACAATACACCCAATGCCTTTGCATTGCCAGGAGGAAAAATAGGTGTACATACTGGGATGTTTTCTGTTGCAAAAAACAAAGACCAGTTAGCAGCCGTAATAGGGCATGAAATTGGTCATGTGATTGCTCGCCATGGAAATGAACGTGTATCACAAAACCAATTAGCAGGTGGGTCTGTAAAAATTTTAGAAAGTCTTGGGAAACCTACAGTGGCTGGTGCACTTGGGCTTGGAGCAAAATATGGAATTATATTGCCTTTTTCAAGAGAACATGAATCGGAAGCAGATTTACTTGGATTGGAATTGATGGCAAAATCAGGATTTGACCCGAGACAAAGTGTCGAACTTTGGAAAAACATGAGTGCACTTGGTGGGAGTAAACCCAATGAATTGTTGTCAACACATCCATCAGATGCAACACGTATGAAACATTTAAATGCAGCAATGCCAAATGCTTTGGTTTTATGGGAAAAAGCGAAAGCAGAAGGGAAAGGTCCCAACTGCCAGATATAA
- a CDS encoding EAL domain-containing protein, whose product MGSPISVLILENDSNSVFDLVREMKANGLSPLYRVVETFQAWEATVHEEDWDAIICSTREPFHSEIPVYLQYLNDKKIDIPVILLSDSEEFSKNLSYMKSGVNDLIDRKNLLRLTEVLERERRELVYRKEKNTTETFLYQSLQEIQLQKFALDQANIVSITDANGIITYVNEAFSKVTGYGKAELIGQNHRIMKSTDKTKEDWAKIWENIQKGNVWRGEIRNIRKDGSDYWADTTIVPFTRQDGSIFQYIAIHHDISDRKLAEQQLTHDAFYDSLTGLPNRALFLARIEQKIFAYNTKNTGYPILFCINIDNFKRINHSLGNEAGDQILKIFSERLRQFSDTEAIITRLGADNFSILITHLLAIDEGINYAVRLLERLGDPIPLGGYEIYLTASCGISAFGLGGKDADVLLRNAEIAMFHAKSQKVGTVSVFNQAMQEKIHFQLEIQNDLKKALTHNEIFVFYQPILDIKENRIGHWEALVRWRHPQRGMVSPAEFIPLAEDSGLIVPITKFVLEQAANVIEEVQLKQGLPISIAVNLSPQVFFDQNIFHWIVDLHNRRGIPYTSLQVEITESLAMKNLSETVPILSNLIDIGVKVALDDFGTGFSSLSYLEKLPLSIVKIDKSFLSNVEEGSKESFLLISIINMAHDLGYSVVAEGVEEIEQLELLKSYECDKIQGYWLSKPIGNEEVVPFIHQFYSKQENK is encoded by the coding sequence ATGGGCAGTCCAATCAGCGTTCTAATACTCGAAAACGATTCTAATAGTGTATTTGATCTTGTGCGAGAGATGAAAGCCAATGGCCTCAGTCCTCTCTATCGCGTGGTCGAAACATTCCAGGCATGGGAGGCTACAGTCCACGAAGAAGATTGGGATGCAATTATTTGTAGCACAAGAGAACCATTCCATTCCGAAATTCCTGTTTATTTGCAGTATTTAAATGATAAAAAAATCGATATCCCAGTCATTCTCCTCAGTGATTCGGAAGAATTCTCGAAAAACCTTAGTTATATGAAATCTGGGGTCAACGATTTGATTGACCGGAAAAACTTACTTCGCTTAACAGAAGTTTTGGAACGAGAAAGAAGAGAACTTGTTTATAGAAAGGAAAAAAACACAACCGAAACGTTTTTATACCAATCACTGCAGGAAATCCAACTTCAAAAATTTGCCCTTGACCAAGCCAATATCGTATCCATTACCGATGCCAACGGTATCATCACTTATGTAAACGAAGCCTTTTCGAAAGTCACAGGATATGGAAAAGCGGAGCTCATTGGCCAAAATCATAGGATCATGAAATCCACAGATAAAACAAAAGAAGATTGGGCAAAAATTTGGGAAAACATTCAAAAAGGAAATGTATGGCGAGGAGAAATTCGTAATATCAGAAAAGATGGAAGTGATTATTGGGCAGACACAACCATAGTACCATTTACAAGACAAGATGGATCGATATTTCAATACATTGCCATCCACCACGATATCTCTGATAGAAAACTCGCAGAACAACAATTAACCCACGATGCTTTTTATGATAGCTTAACGGGACTTCCAAACAGAGCATTATTTCTCGCAAGGATTGAACAAAAAATCTTTGCTTATAATACAAAAAATACAGGTTATCCGATTTTATTTTGTATCAATATAGATAATTTTAAACGAATCAATCACTCCCTTGGAAATGAAGCAGGGGACCAAATTCTAAAAATTTTTTCTGAAAGACTAAGACAGTTTTCTGATACGGAAGCCATTATCACAAGACTTGGTGCTGATAATTTTTCTATTTTAATCACACATCTTCTCGCAATTGATGAAGGTATCAATTATGCTGTAAGATTGCTCGAACGATTGGGTGATCCGATACCCCTTGGCGGATACGAAATTTATCTGACCGCATCTTGTGGAATTTCTGCTTTTGGGTTAGGTGGAAAAGATGCTGATGTACTTTTACGAAATGCAGAAATTGCTATGTTTCATGCTAAATCACAGAAGGTAGGAACTGTATCGGTTTTTAACCAAGCGATGCAGGAAAAAATCCATTTCCAGTTGGAAATCCAAAATGATTTAAAAAAGGCTCTGACTCATAATGAAATTTTTGTATTTTACCAACCAATCTTAGATATCAAGGAAAATAGAATCGGTCATTGGGAAGCCCTTGTTCGTTGGCGGCATCCGCAAAGGGGAATGGTTTCCCCGGCAGAATTTATTCCATTGGCAGAAGATTCAGGCCTCATTGTTCCCATTACAAAATTTGTGTTGGAACAGGCTGCCAATGTCATTGAAGAAGTACAACTCAAACAAGGTCTTCCTATTTCTATTGCTGTAAATCTAAGCCCACAGGTATTTTTTGATCAAAATATTTTTCATTGGATTGTAGATTTACACAATCGACGAGGAATTCCTTATACTTCTTTGCAGGTAGAAATTACAGAAAGTTTGGCGATGAAAAACCTTTCGGAAACTGTACCGATTCTATCAAATCTCATTGATATTGGAGTTAAAGTTGCCTTGGATGATTTTGGAACTGGTTTTTCTTCCTTATCCTATTTAGAAAAACTTCCGCTTTCCATTGTCAAAATTGATAAATCCTTTTTGAGTAATGTGGAAGAAGGATCCAAAGAAAGTTTTTTACTAATTTCTATCATCAATATGGCACATGACCTTGGTTATTCGGTAGTTGCGGAAGGTGTTGAGGAGATTGAACAACTTGAGTTATTAAAATCTTACGAATGCGATAAGATCCAAGGATATTGGCTTTCCAAACCAATTGGAAACGAAGAGGTAGTCCCTTTTATTCATCAATTCTATTCAAAACAGGAAAATAAATGA